The following coding sequences lie in one Silene latifolia isolate original U9 population chromosome 5, ASM4854445v1, whole genome shotgun sequence genomic window:
- the LOC141655419 gene encoding uncharacterized protein LOC141655419: MKPKTLYGWPSVSDRHLSWELLRLLGRQSQIPWVWVGVEGCREAIERGVEKGSGNLVRVLNECSKELRAWKSLSISGIGRDIGRKTKLLAQLNEGKRTEENVRRRHALVADIADLRRKEEQYWRQRSRALWLKDGDRNTAFFHNRAGERKRKNVIGRFIDDNGNEHTGENNVENIAVNYFENLFTTSNPSIFEVLDTVDRRVTNEMNRLLTLDYTEEKVLANRLKIFLGDIVSENQSVFTPGRAITDNVLIAFELFHLMKNSRHGDGFMAIKLDMAIVYDRVEWGFLERVLCVMGFDRQWISRVMECVSSVSFSVLINGKPSRSFRPSRGLRQGDPLSPYLFIMCAEVLSSLMRRAVETNSLHGIRISSSAPSISHLLFADDSLFFAKANLEEANVINNILRRYAEASKQLVNLDKTTVSFSKGVPIQRRSNLATRLCITEVEEHSRYLGLPTVVGRSKKGLTDILRDKLSKRLNYWRGKTLSRAGKEVLIKAVANSLPTYLMSIFKIPVNFCDELRSLISLFWWDHEEGKRGISWVAWKRLCRPKGLGGMGFRDFHIFNVALIGKQVWRLMTEPDNLWARLMRARYYPNGEFSTAELGYNPSYTWRGILEARKEIWSGLRRRIGDGQTTRVWTDAWIPNSQAGRVLSPCVPGRENMLVGDLLDENGWKNDLMTELFLPLERDRIRQIRLGLHRPRDEWFWCDEKDGVYTVRSAYRRLAGEKDDLEMGGASNWEREKWL; this comes from the exons ATGAAACCAAAAACTCTCTATGGGTGGCCTTCGGTGTCGGATAGGCATCTTTCGTGGGAGCTGCTTAGGCTCTTAGGGAGGCAGTCGCAGATTCCATGG GTATGGGTGGGGGTTGAGGGTTGTCGGGAAGCTATTGAGAGAGGGGTCGAAAAAGGTAGTGGAAATTTGGTAAGAGTCCTGAATGAATGCAGTAAGGAATTGAGAGCATGGAAGAGTTTGAGTATCTCGGGCATTGGCAGGGATATAGGGAGGAAGACTAAGCTGCTTGCTCAGTTAAATGAGGGAAAGAGGACAGAGGAAAATGTTAGGAGACGGCATGCTCTAGTTGCGGATATAGCTGACTTGCGGAGGAAGGAAGAGCAATATTGGCGGCAACGTTCACGGGCTCTTTGGTTAAAAGATGGAGATCGTAACACGGCTTTTTTCCATAATAGGGCAGGGGAGCGTAAGAGGAAAAATGTCATTGGTAGGTTTATTGATGACAATGGGAATGAGCACACAGGGGAGAACAATGTGGAAAATATTGCTGTCAATTACTTCGAAAATCTCTTCACGACGTCAAACCCGTCCATTTTCGAAGTACTTGATACCGTAGACAGGCGGGTTACAAATGAAATGAATAGGCTCCTGACTTTGGACTATACCGAGGAAAAG GTCCTGGCGAATAGATTGAAAATTTTCTTGGGAGATATAGTTTCCGAGAACCAGAGTGTATTTACTCCAGGTAGAGCTATTACGGACAATGTGCTTATCGCTTTTGAACTTTTCCATTTAATGAAAAATTCGAGACATGGTGACGGGTTCATGGCAATTAAGCTGGACATGGCAATAGTGTATGACAGGGTGGAATGGGGTTTTTTGGAGCGGGTTCTTTGTGTAATGGGGTTTGATCGACAATGGATAAGCCGGGTTATGGAGTGTGTGTCTTCGGTGTCCTTCTCTGTGCTCATCAATGGAAAACCATCTCGCAGCTTTCGACCGTCTAGAGGTTTGCGTCAAGGTGACCCTCTCTCACCTTATTTGTTTATCATGTGTGCGGAAGTTCTTTCTAGTCTAATGAGGAGAGCCGTGGAGACGAATTCGCTGCATGGTATCCGTATCTCGAGTAGTGCGCCATCTATTTCTCACCTGTTATTTGCAGATGATAGTCTTTTCTTTGCAAAAGCTAATTTGGAGGAAgctaatgttattaataatatctTGAGACGATATGCAGAAGCTTCGAAGCAGCTAGTAAACTTGGATAAGACTACAGTCTCTTTTAGCAAAGGAGTGCCGATACAACGCAGGAGTAATTTAGCAACACGGTTGTGTATCACAGAGGTGGAGGAGCACTCTAGGTATTTGGGTTTACCCACGGTTGTGGGGCGATCCAAGAAGGGGCTGACGGATATTCTTCGTGATAAGCTCAGTAAACGGCTGAATTATTGGCGCGGGAAAACTTTGTCTAGGGCTGGTAAGGAAGTTCTTATAAAGGCAGTGGCCAATTCGCTTCCTACCTATTTGATGAGTATTTTTAAAATTCCCGTCAATTTTTGTGATGAGCTTCGATCGTTGATTTCTCTCTTTTGGTGGGACCATGAGGAAGGCAAAAGGGGCATTAGTTGGGTGGCGTGGAAGCGTTTATGTAGACCGAAGGGATTAGGGGGTATGGGGTTCCGTGActttcatatttttaatgtcGCGTTAATTGGGAAGCAAGTCTGGAGACTTATGACGGAACCTGATAATTTATGGGCCAGATTGATGCGTGCTCGATATTATCCAAATGGGGAGTTTTCGACGGCTGAGTTGGGGTACAATCCAAGTTATACTTGGCGTGGTATCCTTGAAGCACGGAAGGAAATTTGGAGCGGGTTAAGGAGGAGGATTGGAGATGGGCAAACTACACGAGTTTGGACGGATGCGTGGATACCAAACTCGCAGGCTGGCCGAGTTCTTTCCCCGTGTGTACCTGGACGTGAGAATATGTTGGTGGGGGACTTATTGGACGAGAATGGCTGGAAGAACGATCTTATGACTGAGCTGTTCCTTCCTTTAGAGCGTGACAGGATAAGGCAAATCCGTTTGGGGCTGCACAGACCGAGAGATGAGTGGTTTTGGTGTGACGAGAAGGATGGTGTCTACACGGTGAGGTCTGCTTATAGGCGCTTGGCTGGGGAAAAGGATGACTTGGAAATGGGAGGAGCTTCGAATTGGGAACGGGAGAAGTGGTTGTGA